A stretch of Eleutherodactylus coqui strain aEleCoq1 chromosome 2, aEleCoq1.hap1, whole genome shotgun sequence DNA encodes these proteins:
- the MXD3 gene encoding max dimerization protein 3, whose product MEPLPTNLQVLLQAAEYVERREREAEHGYASILPCDAATPGRRKRQRTTSNPDSVRSVHNELEKHRRAQLRRCLEQLKQQVPLSVDTSRHTTLSLLHRARQHIKKLEDQELRAKNLKEKLRTEQQRLRQRLKQLLPSSSTERIRADSLDSSTLSSERSDSDQEDLEVDVEGVILGANEGDLFVSFSAGMEHSYSTPAHAWL is encoded by the exons ATGGAGCCGCTGCCCACCAACCTGCAGGTCCTGCTGCAGGCGGCCGAGTAcgtggagaggagggagagag AAGCAGAACACGGTTACGCTTCTATACTGCCCTGTGACGCCGCTACACCCGGTAGGAGGAAACGACAGCGGACCACCAGCAACCCGGACAGTGTTAG GTCAGTTCACAATGAGCTAGAGAAACACCG GAGAGCTCAGCTGCGGAGGTGTCTAGAACAACTGAAGCAGCAAGTTCCTCTAAGTGTGGATACGTCCCGTCACACAACTCTTAGCCTCCTGCATCGGGCCAGGCAGCACATCAAA AAACTGGAGGATCAGGAACTGAGAGCAAAGAATCTGAAAGAGAAGCTGAGGACGGAGCAACAGAGGCTGCGGCAGAGACTAAAACAGCTTCTACCCTCCAGCAGTACCGAACGCATAAGAGCGGACAGCCTGGACTCCTCCACCCTCTCATCAGAGCGCTCGGACTCAGACCAAG agGATTTGGAAGTAGATGTGGAGGGCGTCATCCTGGGTGCCAATGAGGGGGATCTATTTGTTTCATTTAGTGCTGGCATGGAGCACAGTTACTCTACTCCAGCTCATGCCTGGCTATGA